From the genome of Amia ocellicauda isolate fAmiCal2 chromosome 14, fAmiCal2.hap1, whole genome shotgun sequence, one region includes:
- the LOC136768378 gene encoding ephexin-1, whose translation MSLQETAPLPLPHNLFTKPKPPVPQKPSPRRCPPPPPTTATDRGSGKVKRIVSQFRQQERGGGLRREPKRAPTVKPKPPRAAHPGGSAPPLPEKKSRTLRENAGGGGGGGEGGGGTENRLASAPLCENEGRSDPDGSMVEAEPEPEISPGEEAPVAATRLHCEKDCRCLCHHERPGMRLQWVPIESAEVEDEEEDTAEEEGGEEQEGLYEVTLVGGASDSAQEEEESLGRSSDSEAVQLMRYTTHGSPESSGRPVTPQLERQEAVEKAEDIKEEVKVKVKVEEEEDEEEEEEDIYETSLDPAPNLEQEAKPIPIICVTKPPRRSQEKPALPSSSSSSVEQEDPPPPAVPPRVPLLPTGARQLRPTSVPAGGRLCGLPVSLGPNDRPPNKTTPPLARKTQIYHHCRQPPLPPTHRMPPRDLSQDADDEIGSDWEKVEHDEEEEEQPRPPPTLPRTMSIDWEKRLQEEPFYQTYRATVISKEIRRQTVCRNISKTSQDFSAERLSMGPNQSSLWQDMPSVRDSGMLGQVTPEECKRQESMFEVLTSEASYLRSLRVLTSHFMESRELDETLIIREKKTLFSNIQKVSEISERFLKDLEEEVDRSLLINDICHIIHYHAQHNFNVYIDYVRNQIYQEKTYSALMQKNSQFATVIARLQESPQCQRLPFMSFLLLPFQRITRIKMLIENILKRTEEGTEKERTASKALASVSKIIEECNSEVGKMKQTEELIHIAQTLEFDKLKAVPIICKNRYLEKRGELQELVRGSTLFSLRLRFSPVYLFLFNDLMLITSKKSAERYVVIDHAHRSLVQAQQYTGDLATTQGLELCFSLTLLENHQGKMMEHVFKAPTQSDLDRWMAVFPNPGEAEKPEEETVYEDWDCPQVQCIEQYVAQQADELSLEPTDIVNILRKTNEGWYEGSTLSDGRKGWFPGKVVLEITNEHVRRRNLRERFRVMQAATQITTTLKSKTGP comes from the exons ATGTCCCTCCAGGAGACGGCCCCCCTGCCCCTTCCCCACAACCTCTTCACCAAGCCCAAGCCCCCCGTCCCCCAGAAACCCAGCCCCCGGCGCTGCCCCCCACCGCCCCCCACGACAGCCACAGACCGGGGCTCCGGGAAGGTGAAGCGCATAGTCAGCCAGTTCCGGCAACAGGAGCGGGGGGGCGGGCTGCGGCGGGAGCCCAAGAGAGCCCCCACCGTCAAGCCCAAGCCCCCCAGGGCTGCCCACCCCGGGGGGTCGGCCCCTCCGCTCCCCGAGAAGAAGAGCAGGACTCTGAGGGAGAAcgcgggaggaggaggaggaggaggagagggaggtggaggaacggagaacaGGTTGGCTTCTGCACCCTTGTGCGAGAACGAAGGGAGATCAG atcCAGACGGGAGCATGGTGGAGGCGGAGCCAGAGCCGGAGATCAGCCCTGGCGAGGAGGCCCCGGTAGCGGCCACCCGCCTGCACTGTGAGAAGGACTGCAGGTGCCTTTGCCACCACGAGAGGCCTGGCATGAGACTGCAGTGGGTACCCATTGAGTCGGCCGAGgtggaggatgaggaggaggataCAGCAGAAgaggaaggtggagaagagcagGAGGGGTTGTACGAGGTCACCTTAGTGGGCGGGGCCTCTGATTCTGCACAGGAAGAGGAGGAGTCCCTGGGGAGGAGCTCTGACTCTGAGGCCGTCCAGTTGATGCGCTACACCACCCACGGCTCCCCTGAGTCCTCTGGGAGACCAGTCACCCCCCAGCTGGAACGCCAAGAAGCAGTGGAGAAGGCAGAAGacataaaggaggaggtgaaggtGAAGGtgaaggtggaggaggaggaggacgaggaagaggaagaggaagataTCTACGAAACGAGCCTAGACCCCGCCCCGAACCTGGAGCAGGAAGCGAAGCCCATTCCCATCATCTGTGTCACCAAGCCCCCGAGGCGGTCCCAAGAGAAGCCTGCgctgccctcctcctcctcctcctccgtggAGCAAGAGGACCCGCCCCCCCCCGCCGTCCCCCCCAGGGTGCCCCTCCTCCCCACCGGTGCCAGGCAACTGCGCCCCACCTCCGTGCCTGCTGGTGGCAGGCTGTGCGGCCTGCCCGTCTCCCTGGGCCCCAACGACAGGCCCCCCAACAAGACCACGCCACCCCTCGCCCGCAAAACACAGATCTACCACCACTGCCGCCAACCACCGCTGCCCCCCACACACCGCATGCCTCCCCGGGACCTCAGCCAAG ACGCGGACGACGAGATCGGGAGCGACTGGGAGAAGGTGGAGCATgacgaagaggaggaggagcagcccAG GCCGCCCCCCACGCTGCCCAGGACGATGTCCATAGACTGGGAAAAGAGGCTGCAGGAAG AGCCCTTCTACCAGACCTACCGAGCCACGGTGATCTCAAAGGAGATCCGGCGGCAGACCGTGTGCCGGAACATCAGCAAGACCAGCCAGGACTTCAGCGCGGAGAGGCTGTCCATGGGGCCCAACCAGAGCTCGCTGTGGCAGGACATGCCCTCTGTCAGGGACAGCGGCATGCTGGGACAGGTCACCCCCGAGGAGTGCAAGCGCCAGGAG AGCATGTTTGAAGTGCTGACGTCTGAGGCCTCTTACCTGCGCTCCCTCAGGGTGCTGACCAGCCACTTCATGGAGTCTCGGGAGCTGGATGAGACGCTCATCATCCGGGAGAAGAAAACCCTCTTCTCCAACATCCAGAAGGTCAGCGAGATCAGCGAGAG gttcctcaaagacctggaggaggaggtggacaGGAGCCTGCTCATCAATGACATCTGTCACATCATCCATTACCACGCCCAGCACAACTTCAATGTGTACATCGACTATGTACGCAACCAGATCTACCAGGAGAAGACCTACAGCGCActaat GCAGAAGAACTCACAGTTCGCCACAGTGATTGCCCGGCTGCAGGAGTCCCCCCAGTGCCAGCGGCTGCCATTCATGTCCTTCCTGCTGCTGCCCTTCCAGAGGATCACACGCATCAAGATGCTCATCGAG AACATCCTTAAGAGAACTGAGGAGGGGACGGAGAAGGAGAGGACCGCATCCAAGGCACTGGCATCCGTCTccaag ATCATCGAGGAGTGCAACAGCGAGGTGGGCAAGATGAAGCAGACCGAGGAGCTCATCCACATCGCACAGACTCTGGAGTTCGACAAGCTCAAG GCCGTGCCCATCATCTGCAAGAACCGCTACCTGGAGAAGCGGGGGGAGCTGCAGGAGTTGGTGCGCGGGAGCACCCTGTTCAGCCTGCGGCTGCGGTTCAGCCCGGTCTACCTCTTCCTCTTCAACGACTTGATGCTCATCACCAGCAAGAAGAG TGCCGAGCGGTATGTTGTCATTGACCACGCCCACCGCTCGCTGGTCCAGGCGCAGCAGTACACGGGCGACCTGGCGACCACCCAGGGCCTGGAGCTCTGCTTCAGCCTCACGCTGCTGGAGAACCACCAGGGCAAAATGATGGAGCATGTCTTCAAGGCCCCGACACA GTCGGACCTGGACCGCTGGATGGCAGTTTTCCCCAATCCAGGGGAGGCTGAGAAACCAGAGGAGGAAACGGTGTACGAGGACTGGG actgtCCCCAGGTGCAGTGTATCGAGCAGTACGTCGCACAGCAGGCTGACGAGTTGAGTCTGGAGCCGACGGACATCGTCAACATCCTGCGCAAGACCAACGAAG gctgGTATGAGGGGAGCACGCTCTCCGATGGCCGCAAGGGCTGGTTCCCTGGCAAGGTGGTCCTGGAGATCACCAACGAGCACGTGCGGAGACGGAACCTGCGCGAGCGATTCCGGGTCATGCAGGCCGCCACCCAGATCACCACGACTTTGAAGAGCAAGACCGGGCCCTag